The Synechocystis sp. PCC 7509 genome includes a window with the following:
- a CDS encoding YsnF/AvaK domain-containing protein, with translation MSLFENSGMPETDNPEMMSTAEHTDLFNTPEMPGETSELDLFNTLETMSMGENTDLFNTPEMPGETSNMDLFNTPEMMSMEEETSDMDLFNTPEMMSMGENTDLFNTPEMMSMGENTDLFNTPEMLGETSDMDLFNTPEMSGETSDMDLLATPEMMSMAENTDLFNTPEMMSMGEDTSDMDLFNTPEMMSMPGETSDTELFNTPEMMSMGEETSDMDLLATPEMMSMGENTELFNTPEMMSMGEDTSDMDLLATPEMMSMGEDTSEIDLFNTPEMMSMGEDTDLLVTPEMMSMGEDTSDMDLLATPEMMLMGEDTDLLVTPEMMSMGEDTSEIDLFNTPEMMSMGEDTDLLATPEMMSMGEDTSDMDLLATPEMMLMGEDTDLLVTPEMMSMGEDTSEIDLFNTPEMMSMGEDTDLLVTPEMMSMGEDTSEIDLVAYHNNLATETNDISQLTEVMANDVEDEQDLSQQSETTEETNDMNLGLGLGIAAIATGASIPLLEERLIVDVNKQKIGEVVVRKEIETEMIQVPIRREKLIIEQVGEETIQLAEIDLGQSEIQGVDLATNTSQVSTVTKTNELIVSGEFTSAKIASLLLNAIALERRQGCKKISIQIVVDDAERQQTYQEWVNRCSIKPSQN, from the coding sequence ATGAGCTTATTTGAAAATTCTGGGATGCCAGAAACAGATAATCCAGAGATGATGTCAACGGCAGAACATACTGATTTATTCAATACCCCTGAAATGCCAGGAGAAACAAGCGAACTAGACTTGTTTAATACTCTCGAAACGATGTCAATGGGAGAAAATACTGACTTGTTTAATACTCCTGAAATGCCAGGAGAAACAAGCAACATGGACTTGTTTAACACTCCCGAAATGATGTCAATGGAAGAAGAAACAAGCGATATGGACTTGTTTAATACTCCTGAAATGATGTCAATGGGAGAAAATACTGACTTGTTTAATACTCCTGAAATGATGTCAATGGGAGAAAATACTGACTTGTTTAATACTCCTGAAATGCTAGGAGAAACAAGCGACATGGACTTGTTTAACACTCCCGAAATGTCAGGAGAAACAAGCGATATGGATCTATTGGCGACTCCCGAAATGATGTCAATGGCAGAAAACACTGACTTGTTCAATACTCCTGAAATGATGTCAATGGGAGAAGACACAAGCGACATGGACTTGTTTAATACTCCTGAAATGATGTCAATGCCAGGAGAAACAAGCGACACTGAATTGTTCAATACTCCTGAAATGATGTCAATGGGAGAAGAGACAAGCGATATGGATCTATTGGCGACTCCTGAAATGATGTCCATGGGAGAAAATACTGAATTGTTTAATACTCCTGAAATGATGTCCATGGGAGAAGACACAAGTGACATGGATCTATTGGCGACTCCTGAAATGATGTCCATGGGAGAAGACACAAGCGAAATAGATTTGTTCAATACTCCTGAAATGATGTCCATGGGAGAAGACACAGACTTGCTTGTGACTCCTGAAATGATGTCCATGGGAGAAGACACAAGTGACATGGATCTATTGGCGACTCCTGAAATGATGTTGATGGGAGAAGACACAGACTTGCTTGTGACTCCTGAAATGATGTCCATGGGAGAAGACACAAGCGAAATAGATTTGTTCAATACTCCTGAAATGATGTCCATGGGAGAAGACACAGACTTGCTTGCGACTCCTGAAATGATGTCCATGGGAGAAGACACAAGTGACATGGATCTATTGGCGACTCCTGAAATGATGTTGATGGGAGAAGATACAGACTTGCTTGTGACTCCTGAAATGATGTCCATGGGAGAAGACACAAGCGAAATAGATTTGTTCAATACTCCTGAAATGATGTCCATGGGAGAAGACACAGACTTGCTTGTGACTCCTGAAATGATGTCCATGGGAGAAGACACAAGCGAAATAGATTTGGTTGCTTATCACAACAACTTAGCAACAGAAACCAACGATATAAGCCAACTTACAGAAGTGATGGCAAATGATGTTGAGGACGAACAAGATTTAAGTCAACAGTCAGAAACAACCGAAGAAACAAATGATATGAATTTGGGTTTAGGTTTAGGAATAGCAGCAATAGCCACAGGTGCAAGTATTCCTTTACTAGAGGAAAGGTTGATAGTAGATGTTAATAAGCAAAAAATTGGCGAAGTAGTTGTTAGAAAAGAAATTGAAACTGAAATGATCCAAGTTCCAATTAGACGAGAAAAATTGATTATAGAACAAGTAGGTGAAGAAACTATCCAACTTGCAGAGATCGATTTAGGACAAAGTGAAATTCAAGGAGTTGATTTAGCCACAAATACAAGTCAAGTTTCAACCGTAACTAAAACTAATGAACTGATCGTATCCGGCGAATTTACCTCTGCTAAAATAGCAAGCTTGCTCCTAAATGCGATCGCATTAGAACGCCGTCAAGGATGCAAAAAAATCAGCATCCAAATCGTTGTAGATGATGCCGAACGCCAGCAAACCTATCAAGAGTGGGTAAACCGTTGCTCCATTAAGCCATCACAAAACTAA
- the ftsH3 gene encoding ATP-dependent zinc metalloprotease FtsH3, with amino-acid sequence MNKRWRNAGLYVLLGIVVLALGTAFFEKQPQSRETWRYSQFIQEVQQGKVERVSLSADRTRAQVTPQDGEKKIVNLLNDPDLIDILSKNNVDIVVSPQADDSTLFRVLSSIFVPVLLLVGLFFLLRRAQSGPGSQAMNFGKSKARVQMEPQTQITFGDVAGIDQAKLELNEVVDFLKNADRFTAVGAKIPKGVLLVGPPGTGKTLLARAVAGEAGVPFFSISGSEFVEMFVGVGASRVRDLFEQAKANAPCIVFIDEIDAVGRQRGAGLGGGNDEREQTLNQLLTEMDGFEGNTGIILIAATNRPDVLDSALLRPGRFDRQVVVDRPDYAGRAEILKVHSRGKTLAKDVDLDRIARRTPGFTGADLANLLNEAAILAARRSLTEISMDEVNDAIDRVLAGPEKKDRVMSEKRKTLVAYHEAGHALVGALMPDYDPVQKISIIPRGRAGGLTWFTPSEDRMDTGLYSRSYLENQMAVALGGRITEELIFGEEEVTTGASNDLQQVARVARQMVTRFGMSDRLGQVALGRQQGNMFLGRDIVAERDFSEETAAAIDDEVRKLVDVAYRRAKEVLVSNRHILDTLANMLIEKETVDADELQELLANSDVKTASLA; translated from the coding sequence GTGAATAAACGCTGGAGAAACGCGGGGCTGTACGTTCTGCTAGGCATTGTAGTTTTAGCATTGGGAACAGCATTTTTTGAAAAACAACCTCAAAGCCGAGAGACATGGCGCTATAGCCAATTTATTCAAGAAGTTCAACAAGGCAAAGTTGAGCGAGTAAGTCTTAGTGCTGATCGCACTAGAGCGCAAGTAACACCTCAAGATGGCGAAAAGAAAATAGTAAACTTACTCAACGATCCTGACTTAATCGATATATTGAGTAAAAATAACGTTGATATAGTAGTTTCACCCCAAGCTGACGATAGCACTTTGTTTAGAGTCCTCAGCAGTATATTTGTGCCAGTGCTGCTATTGGTTGGCTTATTTTTCTTGCTCCGACGCGCTCAAAGTGGGCCCGGAAGTCAAGCAATGAATTTTGGCAAGTCAAAAGCTAGAGTTCAAATGGAACCGCAAACCCAAATAACTTTTGGTGATGTGGCGGGAATCGACCAAGCAAAACTTGAGTTAAACGAAGTTGTAGACTTTCTCAAAAATGCTGACCGTTTCACGGCGGTAGGGGCAAAAATTCCTAAAGGCGTACTGCTAGTTGGGCCTCCCGGAACTGGTAAAACCCTTTTAGCACGTGCGGTAGCTGGAGAAGCCGGGGTTCCTTTCTTTTCTATCTCTGGTTCGGAATTTGTGGAAATGTTCGTCGGTGTGGGTGCGTCCCGCGTCCGCGACCTGTTCGAGCAAGCCAAAGCTAACGCTCCTTGTATCGTATTTATTGATGAAATCGACGCTGTAGGTCGCCAACGGGGTGCAGGTTTAGGCGGCGGTAATGATGAAAGAGAGCAAACCTTAAACCAGTTGCTTACAGAAATGGATGGTTTTGAAGGTAATACGGGAATTATTCTAATTGCAGCAACCAACCGCCCCGATGTTCTAGATTCAGCTTTACTACGTCCAGGTCGTTTCGATCGCCAAGTGGTGGTAGATCGTCCCGATTACGCAGGACGCGCGGAAATTCTCAAAGTTCACTCTCGCGGCAAAACTTTAGCTAAAGATGTTGACCTAGACAGAATTGCTCGGCGTACTCCTGGGTTTACAGGTGCTGATTTGGCTAACTTGCTCAATGAAGCGGCAATTTTGGCAGCACGGCGCAGTTTGACCGAAATCTCGATGGATGAAGTTAATGATGCGATCGATCGCGTACTAGCTGGCCCAGAGAAAAAAGACCGGGTAATGAGCGAAAAGCGCAAAACTTTGGTAGCGTACCACGAAGCAGGTCATGCTTTAGTTGGTGCATTAATGCCAGACTACGATCCCGTACAGAAAATTAGCATTATTCCTCGTGGTCGTGCAGGTGGTTTAACTTGGTTTACTCCTAGTGAAGACCGCATGGATACCGGACTATACAGCCGCTCTTACTTAGAGAATCAAATGGCTGTAGCTTTGGGTGGTCGCATTACTGAAGAATTGATCTTTGGTGAGGAAGAAGTGACCACAGGCGCATCTAATGACTTGCAACAAGTAGCAAGAGTAGCGCGTCAAATGGTAACTCGATTTGGCATGAGCGATCGCCTAGGGCAAGTTGCTTTAGGTCGTCAGCAAGGTAATATGTTCCTCGGTCGGGATATTGTCGCCGAGCGCGATTTCTCTGAAGAAACCGCCGCCGCTATTGATGACGAGGTACGCAAGCTTGTAGATGTAGCTTACCGTAGAGCAAAAGAAGTGCTAGTTAGCAATCGTCACATTCTCGATACTTTAGCAAATATGCTAATTGAAAAAGAGACTGTAGACGCGGATGAGTTACAAGAGTTGTTAGCCAATAGCGATGTAAAAACTGCATCGTTAGCATAA
- a CDS encoding aminotransferase class IV, translating into MFWYNGGLVAGNTLELAIDDPGLLYGATVFTTMRVYQHSLDSRLTNWAAHCDRLSASLQAFDWQQPHWTQVKQGAKAMLQYFPILRLTLFPDGREWIIGRELPADLTKEQKYGRAAYTIELVRSLAAHKTGNYLSAWLAQNLARKNSAQEAILVSSSGEWLETSTGNLWGWKDNCWWTPPLKAGILPGIVRSQLINWLQEQNLEVKQKPWQQELVQGFETICYSNSVVEIMPIRAIASLSTQKHYEVQHPALKLLQDLFIE; encoded by the coding sequence ATGTTTTGGTATAACGGTGGCTTAGTTGCAGGGAATACGCTGGAATTGGCAATTGACGATCCGGGGCTACTATATGGCGCAACGGTATTTACAACTATGCGCGTATATCAGCACTCCCTAGACTCAAGGTTGACTAACTGGGCGGCACATTGCGATCGCTTATCGGCAAGTTTACAAGCTTTTGATTGGCAACAACCCCATTGGACGCAAGTAAAACAAGGAGCAAAAGCAATGCTGCAATACTTCCCTATTCTCCGCCTTACTTTATTTCCCGATGGGCGCGAATGGATTATTGGGAGAGAATTACCCGCAGATTTGACAAAAGAACAAAAATATGGTAGAGCGGCTTATACTATAGAATTAGTCCGAAGCCTTGCTGCTCATAAAACCGGAAATTATCTAAGTGCATGGTTGGCGCAGAACTTAGCTAGAAAAAACTCGGCGCAAGAGGCGATTTTGGTATCTAGTAGCGGGGAATGGTTGGAGACTAGCACCGGAAACCTGTGGGGCTGGAAAGATAATTGTTGGTGGACACCACCCTTAAAAGCGGGAATTTTGCCGGGAATAGTGCGAAGTCAATTAATTAACTGGTTGCAAGAGCAAAACTTAGAAGTAAAACAAAAACCTTGGCAACAGGAGTTGGTGCAAGGCTTTGAAACGATTTGTTATAGTAATAGTGTGGTGGAGATTATGCCGATTAGGGCGATCGCATCACTATCAACTCAAAAGCACTACGAAGTTCAACATCCAGCTTTGAAGCTCCTTCAAGACTTGTTTATCGAGTAA
- a CDS encoding glutamate-5-semialdehyde dehydrogenase, with the protein MTTDNVAANIEPMVTVERAYRASLKLSITKGGDRNNAVSAMAQALKNSVNDILEANTLDLEASREMAVPELILDWLKLTPERLQATIEILERLGKLPDPLRRVRNAEYQLQDSQTYCQLMPLGVIALIYEAFPELGAIAAGLCIKTGNSLILRGSSEASHSNEAIAKALKSALDETDLPSGSVQLLGTEGGSAVVRDLIVQDRYINLVIPYGRPSMVQQVMRQSTAPVLKTAMGNCYLYWAVSGGLEMVKSMILDSHQSQPDPVNAIEKVLIHRSSQPSSLVTLWNSLKEKGFEIRGDEELCKAFADLKLAEDEEWDRAYLKKIVAFKVVNDLEEAIALINLHSSGHADCIVTESYQESRYFALGVSSASTYINASPRFSRNPSHGDSVFLGMSNQKGQRRGLISLETLTTLKHIVQGNGRL; encoded by the coding sequence ATGACGACAGATAATGTGGCTGCAAATATTGAACCTATGGTTACAGTAGAACGCGCCTATCGAGCGTCTTTGAAGTTAAGCATTACCAAGGGAGGCGATCGCAATAACGCCGTTTCCGCTATGGCGCAAGCTCTTAAAAACTCCGTCAATGACATTTTAGAAGCCAATACCCTAGACTTAGAAGCTAGTCGGGAAATGGCAGTCCCAGAGCTAATTTTAGATTGGCTGAAGTTGACCCCAGAACGCTTACAAGCAACTATAGAAATTTTAGAGCGGTTGGGGAAGTTACCTGATCCTTTACGCCGAGTTAGAAACGCCGAATATCAACTTCAAGACTCGCAAACTTACTGCCAATTGATGCCTTTGGGAGTAATTGCGCTAATTTATGAGGCATTTCCAGAATTGGGAGCGATCGCGGCGGGATTATGTATTAAAACGGGTAATAGTTTAATTTTGCGCGGTAGTAGCGAAGCTAGTCATTCTAATGAAGCGATCGCCAAAGCGCTTAAATCTGCCTTAGATGAAACAGATTTGCCTAGTGGAAGCGTACAGTTGCTAGGTACAGAAGGCGGGAGTGCGGTAGTTAGAGATTTAATCGTTCAAGATCGGTACATAAATTTAGTCATTCCCTACGGTCGTCCGAGTATGGTACAGCAGGTAATGCGCCAATCTACCGCCCCGGTATTAAAAACGGCGATGGGCAATTGTTATTTGTATTGGGCGGTGTCGGGGGGTTTGGAAATGGTGAAATCAATGATTTTAGATAGCCATCAAAGCCAGCCAGATCCTGTAAATGCTATTGAAAAAGTATTAATTCATCGCTCTAGCCAACCGTCGTCGCTGGTAACTTTATGGAATAGTTTAAAAGAAAAAGGTTTTGAAATTAGAGGCGATGAGGAACTTTGTAAGGCTTTTGCTGACTTAAAGTTAGCGGAGGATGAGGAGTGGGATCGCGCTTATTTAAAAAAAATTGTGGCTTTTAAAGTCGTCAATGATTTGGAGGAAGCGATCGCGCTGATTAATTTGCATAGTAGCGGTCATGCTGATTGTATTGTTACTGAGTCTTACCAAGAAAGCCGTTATTTTGCCTTGGGTGTAAGTAGCGCTTCTACTTATATCAATGCTTCGCCTCGCTTTTCCCGCAATCCATCCCACGGCGATTCGGTGTTTTTGGGGATGTCTAATCAAAAAGGACAAAGGCGCGGTTTAATTAGTTTGGAAACTCTAACCACGCTTAAACATATTGTTCAAGGTAATGGCAGGCTTTAA
- a CDS encoding M48 family metallopeptidase, with protein sequence MLVSGIPVQIVRKSIKNLHLSVYPPDGRVRVAVPKHLSDDNIRLAVISRLGWIKKQQAKFEAQPRQSAREMVTGESHYLFGKRYRLDVIERRGTHEIAIASNNTLQLFVNPGTSTQNRELVLNQWYRHQLQAQIPTLLNRWQVIIGKEIEDWGIKKMKTKWGSCNITQRRIWLNLELAKKPLECLEYVVVHELVHLLERYHNDRFKAYMDKYLPQWKLYRDLLKREPLADENWIY encoded by the coding sequence ATGTTAGTTAGCGGTATACCTGTGCAAATAGTACGGAAATCTATTAAAAACCTGCATCTATCCGTCTATCCCCCCGATGGTCGCGTCCGGGTAGCTGTACCAAAGCATCTATCTGATGACAATATACGTCTAGCTGTGATTTCTCGCTTAGGTTGGATTAAAAAACAACAAGCCAAGTTTGAAGCTCAACCTCGCCAATCAGCGCGGGAAATGGTTACAGGGGAAAGCCATTATTTGTTTGGTAAACGTTACCGTCTTGACGTAATTGAACGCCGGGGAACTCATGAAATTGCGATCGCAAGTAACAACACTCTCCAACTTTTTGTTAATCCCGGTACTTCCACCCAAAATCGAGAATTGGTACTAAATCAATGGTATCGCCATCAGCTACAAGCTCAAATTCCCACCTTACTAAATCGCTGGCAAGTAATAATTGGTAAGGAGATTGAGGACTGGGGAATAAAAAAAATGAAAACAAAGTGGGGAAGCTGTAACATTACTCAGCGCCGCATTTGGCTAAACTTGGAACTAGCGAAAAAACCCCTCGAATGTCTGGAGTACGTTGTAGTTCACGAATTGGTACACTTACTAGAACGCTATCACAATGATCGCTTTAAAGCTTATATGGATAAATACCTCCCTCAGTGGAAGCTATACCGCGATCTCCTCAAACGCGAACCCTTAGCCGATGAAAATTGGATTTATTAG
- a CDS encoding type I restriction endonuclease subunit R, translating to MVHKFGNSDEGNIATDQFIQDIKTKLPSNFNPKGDLFVFVDECHRTQSGKLHDAMQAILPDATFIGFTGTPLLKQDKQKSIEIFGSYIHTYKFDEAVADGVVLDLRYEARDIDQHITSPQKVDQWFEAKTRGLTDIAKMQLKQKWGTLQKVLSSQSRLEQIVKDIMLDMDTKPRLMDGRGNAMLVCASIYQACKVYELFSRTDLAGKCAIATSYKPSPADIKGEESGEGLTEKLHQYAIYRKMLADYFGESEDKAMYRVEEFEQKVKQRFIDEPGQMRLLIVVDKLLTGFDAPSATYLYIDKQMRDHGLFQAICRVNRLDGDDKEYGYIVDYKDLFQSLEGAIGDYTSGALDGYDSTDVAGLLSNRLEKASDRLEETREKVKALCETVLLPRETQDYLHYFCGADTTDLPGNAPKRIALYQAVAALIRAYANLANEMTQAGYSPQETAAIKAEVTHYTLIRNEVKVASGDYLDMKRYESAMRHLLDSYIRADDSAVFSEFAELGLVELIVKNGLEVLEELPDGLKKDPVAMAETIENNLRKTIIDKNPVNPKYYEQMSQLLDDLIKERRDNAIAYQDYLAQVKQLSRQVVQPFTTNYPPTLNTPALKSLYDNLGKNEDLALSIDKVVRETKKEGWVNNNFKEREVAKVVREAATGYNINAKEVVELIKNQPEYQ from the coding sequence TTGGTTCACAAATTTGGCAATAGCGACGAGGGAAATATTGCCACCGACCAATTTATTCAAGACATCAAAACCAAGCTACCTAGCAACTTTAATCCCAAAGGCGACCTATTTGTATTTGTAGATGAATGTCACCGTACCCAATCGGGAAAACTCCACGATGCAATGCAGGCGATTTTACCCGATGCAACTTTTATTGGTTTTACAGGTACACCTTTATTAAAACAAGACAAGCAAAAAAGTATTGAAATCTTTGGCAGTTATATTCATACTTATAAATTTGATGAAGCCGTCGCCGATGGCGTAGTTTTAGATTTGCGCTACGAAGCCCGCGATATTGATCAACACATTACTTCACCCCAAAAAGTTGACCAATGGTTTGAAGCAAAAACTCGCGGTTTAACAGACATTGCCAAAATGCAACTCAAACAAAAATGGGGAACGTTGCAAAAGGTACTTTCTAGCCAATCGCGCTTAGAGCAAATTGTTAAAGATATTATGCTCGATATGGATACCAAACCCCGCCTGATGGATGGACGCGGTAACGCCATGTTAGTTTGTGCCAGTATCTACCAAGCTTGTAAAGTTTACGAGTTATTCAGCCGTACCGATTTGGCTGGCAAATGTGCGATCGCCACAAGTTACAAACCTTCCCCCGCCGATATTAAAGGCGAAGAAAGCGGCGAAGGACTCACGGAAAAACTCCACCAGTACGCTATTTACCGCAAAATGTTGGCGGATTACTTTGGCGAATCTGAAGATAAAGCCATGTATCGGGTAGAAGAATTTGAGCAAAAAGTTAAACAGCGCTTTATTGACGAACCCGGACAAATGCGATTGCTAATTGTGGTTGATAAACTACTTACAGGTTTTGATGCTCCTTCAGCTACTTATCTTTATATCGACAAACAAATGCGAGATCATGGCTTATTTCAAGCAATCTGCCGCGTCAACCGCCTAGATGGAGACGATAAAGAATATGGGTATATTGTGGATTACAAAGACCTATTTCAGAGCTTGGAGGGAGCAATTGGCGACTACACAAGCGGCGCATTAGATGGGTACGACAGCACTGATGTAGCAGGATTATTAAGTAATCGCCTCGAAAAAGCAAGCGATCGCCTTGAAGAAACCCGCGAAAAAGTTAAAGCCTTGTGCGAAACCGTTTTACTTCCCCGCGAAACTCAAGATTACTTACACTATTTTTGTGGCGCAGATACCACCGATTTACCTGGCAACGCCCCCAAAAGAATCGCTCTATATCAAGCTGTCGCCGCCTTAATTCGTGCCTACGCCAACCTAGCTAATGAGATGACCCAAGCAGGCTACAGCCCCCAAGAAACCGCCGCTATTAAAGCCGAAGTTACCCATTACACCTTAATTCGCAACGAGGTAAAAGTTGCTAGTGGCGACTACCTCGATATGAAACGCTACGAAAGCGCCATGCGTCACTTGCTTGATAGTTATATTCGCGCTGATGACAGTGCGGTTTTTTCAGAGTTTGCAGAACTAGGTTTAGTCGAATTAATTGTTAAAAACGGGTTGGAAGTACTAGAAGAATTGCCCGATGGCTTGAAAAAAGACCCCGTAGCAATGGCGGAAACCATCGAAAACAATCTGCGGAAAACTATCATCGATAAAAATCCTGTAAATCCCAAATACTATGAGCAAATGTCCCAGTTGCTTGACGATTTAATTAAAGAACGCCGCGATAATGCGATCGCCTATCAAGACTATCTAGCACAAGTTAAACAACTCTCTCGTCAAGTAGTACAGCCTTTTACGACTAATTACCCGCCAACTTTAAACACTCCAGCATTGAAGTCTCTGTATGACAATTTGGGCAAAAATGAAGACTTAGCACTCTCCATTGATAAAGTTGTGCGCGAAACTAAAAAAGAAGGTTGGGTAAACAATAATTTCAAAGAGCGAGAAGTTGCTAAAGTAGTTCGAGAAGCCGCCACCGGATATAACATTAACGCTAAAGAAGTGGTAGAGCTAATCAAAAACCAACCTGAGTATCAGTAA
- a CDS encoding transposase, whose amino-acid sequence MAGKFEGLSDLEWKLFEDVMTEKGEKRERGMPHAPFRHVLNTLMYVLITGCRWCDVPKGEIWASKSSAHRWLMRWQTDGTLAQLQARILGIASEKGLINWNYGAVDGSFSPWQRRW is encoded by the coding sequence ATGGCTGGAAAATTTGAGGGATTGAGCGATTTAGAATGGAAACTGTTTGAGGATGTGATGACAGAGAAAGGAGAAAAGCGGGAACGAGGAATGCCCCATGCGCCTTTTCGTCATGTACTGAACACCTTAATGTATGTATTGATTACGGGTTGCCGATGGTGTGATGTGCCGAAGGGAGAAATTTGGGCATCGAAAAGTTCAGCACATCGATGGCTAATGCGTTGGCAAACGGATGGAACGTTGGCACAATTACAAGCACGGATACTAGGAATCGCATCAGAGAAAGGATTAATTAACTGGAACTATGGCGCGGTGGACGGGTCTTTTTCCCCCTGGCAAAGGCGGTGGTGA
- a CDS encoding transposase, with translation MTATPVKNNQPGRPRKRVKVLAADKGYVKVLAADKGYDSKDLRKALRKRGIRPQLPKRTRKTKKNRGRPIKISVPRFQIERCFAWFQRKYRRLVVRWERISACFNAFVTLATIHIWINRILLVG, from the coding sequence TTGACCGCAACGCCAGTCAAAAATAATCAACCTGGTAGACCCCGTAAACGAGTCAAAGTGCTGGCGGCGGACAAAGGCTATGTCAAAGTGCTGGCGGCGGACAAAGGCTATGATTCAAAAGATTTGAGAAAGGCTTTGCGTAAGCGTGGTATTAGACCACAGTTGCCAAAACGAACTCGCAAAACAAAGAAAAATCGGGGTAGACCAATTAAAATCTCAGTCCCTCGCTTTCAAATCGAGCGTTGTTTCGCATGGTTTCAACGGAAATACCGTAGGCTCGTTGTTCGATGGGAGAGAATCTCTGCCTGTTTCAATGCCTTTGTTACTCTTGCAACAATTCACATCTGGATTAACAGAATTCTGTTAGTGGGATAG
- a CDS encoding type I restriction endonuclease yields MSKVGQLERITQNRVVKLFQQLGYSYLGNWDTRANNRNIEPDLLSKWLQQQGASKTLIDKTLRELDKAATLGEGQNLYDANKAVYRLLRYGVKVKEGAGEQNQTIWLIDWKQPENNHFAIAQEVTIKGENKKRPDIVLYVNGIALGILELKRSSIAIGEGIRQNLDNQKKDFIRPFFTTLQLIMAGNDTQGLQYGTIETPEKYYLQWKETADNSLDSHLGLLCNKARFLEIIHDFIVFDSGIKKTCRHNQYFGIQAAQQHIQRREGGIIWHTQGSGKTLVMVWLAKWIRENVTNTRVLIVSDRTELDEQIEKVFKGVEEDIYRTVSGANLFVTLNEPIPLTEFC; encoded by the coding sequence GTGAGTAAAGTCGGACAACTTGAGCGCATCACTCAAAATCGCGTCGTTAAACTGTTTCAACAATTAGGTTACAGTTACCTCGGCAATTGGGATACCCGCGCCAACAACCGCAACATCGAACCCGACTTACTCAGTAAATGGCTGCAACAGCAAGGCGCAAGCAAAACCTTAATTGATAAAACTCTCCGCGAACTAGACAAAGCTGCTACCTTGGGCGAAGGTCAAAACCTCTACGATGCTAATAAAGCCGTTTATCGCCTTCTGCGCTACGGAGTCAAAGTTAAAGAAGGTGCAGGAGAACAAAATCAAACTATTTGGCTAATTGATTGGAAACAGCCAGAAAATAACCACTTTGCGATCGCCCAAGAAGTCACAATTAAAGGTGAAAACAAAAAACGCCCCGATATTGTTTTGTATGTAAACGGTATCGCCTTGGGGATTTTGGAGCTAAAACGATCTAGCATTGCGATCGGCGAAGGTATCCGCCAAAACCTCGACAATCAGAAAAAAGATTTTATTCGCCCCTTTTTTACCACTCTGCAATTAATAATGGCGGGTAACGATACTCAGGGTTTGCAGTATGGAACAATTGAAACTCCTGAAAAATATTACTTGCAATGGAAAGAAACCGCCGACAATTCCCTAGACTCCCATCTGGGTTTGCTATGCAACAAAGCTCGGTTTTTAGAAATCATCCACGACTTTATAGTTTTTGATTCTGGGATTAAAAAAACCTGTCGCCATAACCAATATTTCGGCATTCAAGCTGCCCAACAGCACATCCAGCGCCGTGAAGGGGGCATAATTTGGCATACTCAAGGCTCAGGTAAAACCCTAGTTATGGTATGGCTGGCTAAATGGATTCGGGAAAATGTCACCAATACGCGAGTTTTGATTGTTAGCGATCGCACAGAATTAGACGAACAAATCGAGAAAGTTTTTAAAGGCGTAGAAGAAGACATTTATCGCACTGTTAGCGGCGCAAATTTATTTGTTACTCTCAATGAACCTATCCCACTAACAGAATTCTGTTAA